In Perca fluviatilis chromosome 14, GENO_Pfluv_1.0, whole genome shotgun sequence, a genomic segment contains:
- the mad2l1 gene encoding mitotic spindle assembly checkpoint protein MAD2A, which yields MTSTLKGITLKGSAELVAEFFSFGINSILYQRGIYPPETFSRVTNYDMSLQLTTDPKLKNYLTNVVSQLKEWLFECTVQKLVLVITCLETNEVLERWQFDIECDKSAKESSAPREKSIKTIQDEIRSVIRQITATVTFLPLLETPCAFDLLVYTDKDLVVPDKWEESGPQIIDQSEEVRLRSFTTSIHKVNSMVAYKKTDSV from the exons ATGACTAGCACGTTGAAAGGAATTACTCTCAAGGGAAGCGCCGAACTAGTAGCCGAGTTCTTCT CATTTGGCATCAACAGCATCCTGTACCAGCGGGGCATATATCCTCCAGAGACATTCAGCAGGGTCACCAACTATGACATGAGCCTTCAACTTACCACTGATCCCAAACTGAAGAACTACCTGACCAATGTGGTGTCTCAACTCAAAG AGTGGCTGTTTGAGTGCACTGTGCAGAAGCTGGTGTTGGTGATCACATGCCTGGAGACCAACGAGGTGCTGGAGAGATGGCAGTTTGACATCGAGTGTGACAAATCAGCCAAGGAGAGCAG TGCTCCCAGAGAGAAGTCCATTAAGACCATTCAGGATGAGATCCGCTCAGTTATCAGACAGATAACAGCCACCGTTACTTTCCTGCCGCTGCTGGAGACGCCAT GTGCATTTGACCTCCTTGTCTACACAGACAAAGACCTGGTAGTTCCTGATAAGTGGGAGGAGTCCGGGCCGCAGATCATCGACCAATCGGAGGAGGTGCGTTTACGCTCCTTCACCACCTCTATCCACAAGGTGAACAGCATGGTGGCGTACAAGAAGACGGACTCAGTTTAG